In Vanessa atalanta chromosome W, ilVanAtal1.2, whole genome shotgun sequence, a genomic segment contains:
- the LOC125075694 gene encoding uncharacterized protein LOC125075694 yields the protein MESIKVTIEELTTLFNTKMSEFQRELKTSIPATSPTSNINSQFNAFRSFVLTALENLQLQVEFLSRQYDQLEMHSRKKVVLLHGVDEVSKENVGDNALKIITEHLKLPHITPDSFKYCHRLGHTVTQKPRPILIRFKDGSVKDKVWSAKTNLKGTGITMSEFLTKSRHKTFLAARKRFGVTKCWTRDGIIIVLSPDGTRHHISTMAELQAIPSSATDASIPQASTLSEEASKTTKGINSRSVRAVRTVKK from the coding sequence ATGGAGTCTATTAAAGTCACTATTGAAGAACTCACTACACTTTTTAACACCAAAATGTCAGAGTTCCAAAGAGAGCTGAAGACTTCTATACCTGCGACGAGCCCAACATCCAACATCAACTCGCAGTTCAATGCTTTTCGATCTTTTGTCCTGACTGCCTTAGAAAATTTGCAATTGCAAGTTGAATTTCTATCAAGGCAATATGATCAGCTTGAAATGCACTCGAGGAAGAAAGTTGTTCTACTGCACGGAGTCGATGAAGTGAGTAAAGAGAATGTTGGTGACAATGCGTTGAAAATTATTACTGAGCATCTTAAACTGCCACACATTACTCCTGACTCCTTTAAGTATTGTCACCGGCTGGGTCACACGGTCACTCAGAAGCCCCGTCcaatattaattagatttaagGATGGCAGCGTGAAGGACAAAGTCTGGTCGGCTAAGACGAATCTCAAAGGCACTGGGATAACGATGTCAGAGTTCCTTACGAAGAGTCGGCACAAAACATTCTTGGCTGCAAGGAAACGTTTTGGGGTAACAAAGTGCTGGACTCGGGACGGTATCATCATAGTTCTGTCTCCTGATGGCACGCGGCATCATATCTCCACCATGGCTGAACTTCAGGCGATTCCAAGCTCTGCGACTGATGCATCAATCCCGCAAGCGTCGACACTTTCAGAGGAAGCCTCCAAAACCACTAAAGGCATTAATTCTAGGAGTGTAAGGGCGGTCAGGACTGTTAAAAAGTAG